A region of Clostridium acetobutylicum ATCC 824 DNA encodes the following proteins:
- the dapB gene encoding 4-hydroxy-tetrahydrodipicolinate reductase, translated as MVKILLNGCGGKMGTAITNLSNNYDNASISAGVDKFPKSNTGYPVFKSIAEVNVDCDVILDFSRPDSLDEILKYSSQKKLPIVLCTTGYTNEQIDKINEFSKSHTVFRSANMSIGVNIVNNILKSVSSILYENYDIELIEKHHNQKVDSPSGTALLLADTIKNAISEQIDYIYGREGVSKKKHNEIGIHAVRGGSIVGEHDLIFAGEGETIEIKHTAQSRDVFAAGSLKACMYICDKGPGLYDMNDVLGM; from the coding sequence ATGGTTAAAATTTTACTAAACGGTTGCGGTGGCAAAATGGGAACTGCAATAACAAATCTTTCAAATAATTACGACAACGCTTCAATATCAGCTGGAGTGGATAAATTTCCAAAATCAAACACTGGCTATCCAGTATTTAAATCTATAGCTGAAGTTAATGTAGATTGTGACGTAATACTAGATTTTTCAAGACCTGATTCATTAGATGAAATACTTAAATATTCATCTCAAAAAAAATTACCTATAGTACTTTGTACAACTGGATATACAAATGAACAAATTGATAAAATAAATGAATTCAGCAAAAGCCATACTGTTTTCCGCTCTGCAAACATGTCCATTGGTGTGAATATAGTAAACAATATTCTAAAAAGTGTAAGTTCTATCTTATATGAAAATTATGATATTGAGTTAATTGAGAAACACCACAATCAAAAGGTTGATTCTCCAAGTGGAACAGCACTTCTACTTGCAGATACTATTAAAAATGCTATATCAGAACAGATTGATTATATTTATGGAAGAGAAGGCGTAAGCAAGAAAAAGCACAATGAAATAGGAATTCATGCTGTAAGAGGTGGCAGTATTGTAGGTGAACATGATTTGATATTTGCAGGCGAAGGCGAAACAATTGAAATCAAACATACTGCTCAATCAAGAGACGTATTTGCTGCTGGTTCCTTAAAAGCATGTATGTATATATGTGATAAAGGCCCTGGACTCTACGACATGAACGACGTCCTCGGAATGTAA
- a CDS encoding exonuclease V subunit alpha has product MKKSMIINVDFKVEKWGNNPWIQRKIEFINKNNLVYASDSELRKLP; this is encoded by the coding sequence GTGAAAAAATCAATGATTATTAATGTTGATTTTAAAGTTGAGAAGTGGGGAAATAACCCATGGATACAAAGAAAAATAGAATTTATAAATAAAAATAATTTAGTATATGCTAGTGATAGTGAACTGAGAAAATTACCTTAA
- a CDS encoding ABC transporter substrate-binding protein, giving the protein MKKWHMMSLIASANVMIFLTACGQIAVNKNTNNFSKTTVQTIKASQPYKVPKLAEKRKDELIVGIEKPDDGKMVPLNSGSVYNQYMWEMMYESLGDVDEKGEPIPGIAKWDISKDGLTYTFHIKDNVKFSDGTPLTAQDVEFTFTYLCDKLCSSITFDPSTVDIKGWKDYYDGKANKEQEYKLKIPIL; this is encoded by the coding sequence ATGAAAAAATGGCATATGATGTCATTAATTGCTTCAGCAAATGTCATGATATTTCTAACTGCATGTGGACAAATTGCTGTGAACAAAAATACAAATAACTTTTCAAAAACTACTGTACAAACAATAAAAGCATCACAACCGTATAAGGTTCCTAAACTAGCCGAAAAGAGAAAAGATGAATTAATAGTTGGTATAGAGAAGCCTGATGATGGAAAAATGGTACCTTTGAATTCGGGGTCCGTTTATAATCAGTATATGTGGGAGATGATGTATGAATCTCTTGGAGATGTAGATGAAAAGGGAGAGCCTATACCAGGAATTGCAAAATGGGATATATCAAAAGATGGACTTACTTATACTTTTCACATAAAGGACAATGTTAAGTTTAGTGATGGAACACCTCTAACTGCTCAGGATGTGGAATTTACCTTCACTTATTTATGTGACAAGCTATGTAGTAGTATTACATTTGACCCTTCAACAGTAGATATAAAGGGTTGGAAGGATTACTACGATGGAAAAGCAAATAAAGAGCAGGAATACAAATTAAAGATTCCAATACTATAA
- a CDS encoding ABC transporter permease has product MKRNIGFYKIVYSRLKRDRRALLGLLILFIIIAFAFLGPFLSKYGEDYINYSNIKSAPSVEHILGTDKVGRDVLTRLMYGGRISIMIGIFSVLLQAIMAVILGIVSGYYGGMLDTLIMRFTDVVMSIPVLPILIVLGAIFSDMKISDKERIFLIVAILSILQWPSLARIVRGEVLKLKNKEFMLAADILGISDRRKMFSHIFPNVLPQIIVFSTLSVGGNIMMESTLSFLGLGITEPSASWGNMIQVVGDFYTFDHYPWLWIPPGICIFLTVMSINLLGDSLREAVDTK; this is encoded by the coding sequence ATGAAAAGGAATATAGGATTTTATAAAATAGTATACAGCAGGCTTAAAAGAGATAGAAGAGCATTATTGGGATTGCTAATTTTATTTATAATTATAGCTTTTGCGTTTTTGGGACCTTTTTTAAGTAAATATGGGGAAGATTATATTAATTATTCTAATATTAAAAGTGCACCATCTGTAGAACACATTCTAGGAACAGATAAGGTTGGGAGAGATGTACTTACACGACTAATGTATGGAGGAAGAATATCAATAATGATAGGTATATTTTCCGTTTTGCTACAAGCAATTATGGCAGTTATACTTGGCATTGTTTCAGGATATTATGGAGGCATGCTAGATACTTTAATTATGCGATTTACAGATGTAGTTATGTCAATACCAGTTTTACCCATATTGATAGTTTTAGGTGCAATATTTTCTGATATGAAGATTTCAGATAAGGAAAGAATATTTTTAATTGTTGCGATTTTGAGTATACTTCAATGGCCGTCTTTGGCACGTATTGTAAGAGGAGAAGTTTTAAAATTGAAAAATAAAGAATTTATGCTTGCTGCTGATATATTAGGGATAAGTGATAGAAGAAAAATGTTTAGTCATATTTTTCCTAATGTTCTTCCACAAATCATAGTTTTCTCTACACTATCTGTAGGAGGGAATATTATGATGGAGTCAACCTTGAGCTTTTTAGGACTTGGGATTACAGAACCATCTGCATCTTGGGGAAATATGATACAGGTTGTGGGAGATTTTTATACCTTTGATCATTATCCGTGGCTTTGGATTCCTCCAGGAATATGCATTTTTCTAACTGTTATGTCAATAAATTTACTAGGAGATTCTCTAAGGGAAGCTGTTGATACTAAATAA
- a CDS encoding class I SAM-dependent DNA methyltransferase: protein MNCYNKFAHIYDKLIRADVDYKKWSDFIIEKCVENNLVFDDYLDLACGTGNLTENLCPKFKNTWAVDLSQEMLSEAENKFRSQGLKPRLACQDISNLNINRKFDLITCCLDSTNYIIDSDDLKKYFKAVSNHLKEGGVFIFDINSYYKLSQVLGNNDFNYDDDEVFYYWENQFEDDLVSMYISFFVRDGEFYKRFDEEHEERAYKEEDIEKYLKHGQLNILDKVDCYSNKKVEKFTERITYLVKLGGKSNGR from the coding sequence ATGAATTGTTATAATAAGTTTGCACATATTTATGATAAGCTTATAAGAGCTGATGTTGATTATAAGAAATGGAGCGATTTTATAATTGAAAAGTGTGTAGAAAATAATTTGGTGTTTGATGATTATCTCGATTTAGCCTGTGGTACAGGAAATCTTACAGAAAATTTATGCCCTAAGTTCAAAAATACATGGGCAGTAGATCTTTCTCAAGAAATGCTTTCAGAAGCAGAAAATAAATTTAGGAGTCAAGGATTAAAACCAAGACTAGCATGTCAGGATATATCAAATTTAAATATTAATAGAAAATTTGATCTTATAACTTGCTGCCTTGACTCTACAAATTATATAATAGATAGTGATGATTTGAAAAAATATTTTAAAGCTGTGAGTAACCATTTAAAAGAAGGTGGAGTTTTTATATTTGATATAAACTCATATTATAAACTCTCACAGGTTTTGGGTAATAATGATTTTAATTATGATGATGATGAAGTTTTTTATTATTGGGAAAATCAATTTGAAGATGATTTAGTGTCAATGTACATAAGTTTTTTTGTGAGAGATGGTGAGTTTTATAAAAGATTTGATGAAGAACATGAAGAAAGGGCGTACAAGGAAGAGGATATAGAAAAGTATTTAAAACATGGACAACTTAATATATTAGATAAAGTTGATTGCTATAGTAATAAAAAAGTTGAAAAATTCACAGAAAGAATAACGTATTTAGTTAAATTAGGAGGTAAAAGTAATGGCAGATAA
- a CDS encoding Ig-like domain-containing protein, which yields MLLGFSTNVLADTTTAVPDITYQSQIQNIGWQDIKTAGNTSGTVGQSLRVEAFKINLINAPAGAKIKYSAHVENIGWMNPVYSPDLIGTVGKGLRMEAFKISLENMPGYSIQYRAHVQNIGWQDWVKDGAIAGTSGQGLRIEALEVKLVKSPDAQSISVDPNQSNLVVGNTTTLKATTNPTDAWIASTSWNSSNTAVATVDADGKVTAISAGTATITATVNGNLTASSNITVTSPITVASVSLSKTTDSLNVGDTDTLTANILPTNATKKDVTWKSSNNSVATVDNTGKVTAISAGTANITATSVDGNQTGSCSVTVKSTQTDGISVSYQANVQGQGWQSPVSDSQTAGTVGQGLTLNGLKIQLLNAPSGARIKYQTQVQNLGWQPIVYDGDESGSGGQALRVEAVKIYLENMPGYIIQYQAQVQNVGWQNWVNDGALAGTVGQGLRLEALRIRIIKDVHVQYQAHIQNIGWKDAVTDGTIISTNAKPFEFEAFKVNLQNAPAGAKIQYQAHVQNIGWMDPVYDGALAGTTGQSLRLEALKIQLVNAPGYRIKYQVDVQGIGWMNWVSDGQTAGTIGLGLRIQGIRIVVSYDDGVQTVPSTQPSSSLLNTINFKGAEYLSYASNIQSTNKTAIQLHGGINENNCVYFSSTALRAVGFSSIPLSMCNTGQYTNFLLGKGWTKQTNKDLLTPGSICFTVNDGLTYPTHTYMFLDWVNPDDHTMAYVADNQGSDVHIRSLLDAPGIDAFAYFLHQ from the coding sequence ATGCTTTTAGGATTTAGCACAAATGTATTAGCCGACACAACAACTGCAGTTCCTGATATTACATATCAGTCACAAATTCAAAACATAGGCTGGCAGGATATTAAAACAGCAGGAAATACTTCAGGAACAGTTGGACAAAGTCTAAGGGTTGAAGCATTTAAAATAAACCTTATAAATGCACCAGCTGGAGCCAAAATAAAATATAGTGCTCATGTTGAAAACATAGGGTGGATGAATCCAGTCTATAGTCCTGATTTAATAGGAACCGTTGGCAAAGGTCTTAGAATGGAAGCTTTCAAAATTTCATTAGAGAATATGCCTGGATATTCAATTCAGTACAGAGCTCATGTGCAAAATATAGGTTGGCAAGATTGGGTTAAAGACGGTGCCATCGCTGGTACTAGCGGTCAAGGCCTCAGAATTGAAGCCTTAGAGGTTAAACTTGTGAAATCACCAGATGCTCAATCAATATCAGTTGATCCAAATCAATCTAACTTAGTAGTAGGCAATACTACAACATTAAAAGCAACTACAAATCCTACAGATGCATGGATAGCATCCACAAGTTGGAATTCTTCTAATACAGCTGTAGCAACAGTAGATGCTGATGGAAAAGTAACAGCTATAAGTGCAGGAACTGCTACTATAACTGCTACAGTTAACGGAAACTTAACTGCTTCTAGTAATATTACTGTTACTAGTCCAATTACTGTAGCTAGTGTAAGCCTAAGTAAAACCACTGATTCTCTAAATGTAGGAGACACAGATACTTTAACAGCAAATATATTACCTACAAATGCTACAAAAAAAGATGTTACTTGGAAATCTTCAAATAATTCCGTTGCCACAGTGGACAATACCGGAAAAGTAACAGCTATAAGTGCAGGAACTGCCAATATAACTGCTACTTCAGTTGATGGAAACCAAACTGGTTCTTGCAGCGTTACAGTTAAAAGTACACAAACTGATGGAATATCTGTTTCATATCAAGCTAATGTACAGGGTCAAGGATGGCAAAGTCCAGTTAGCGATTCTCAAACTGCTGGCACTGTAGGTCAAGGTTTAACTTTAAACGGCCTAAAAATTCAGCTGCTTAACGCTCCATCAGGCGCTAGAATAAAATATCAAACTCAAGTTCAAAATCTTGGATGGCAACCAATCGTGTATGATGGTGATGAATCCGGATCTGGTGGACAAGCTTTAAGAGTTGAAGCAGTTAAAATTTACCTTGAAAACATGCCTGGATATATTATTCAATACCAAGCTCAAGTTCAAAATGTTGGATGGCAAAATTGGGTTAACGATGGTGCTCTTGCAGGTACTGTTGGCCAAGGTTTAAGACTTGAAGCTTTAAGAATCAGAATAATAAAAGATGTTCACGTCCAATACCAAGCACACATCCAAAATATCGGATGGAAAGATGCAGTTACAGATGGAACTATAATAAGTACAAATGCAAAACCATTTGAATTTGAAGCATTTAAAGTAAACCTTCAAAATGCACCAGCTGGTGCAAAAATTCAATATCAAGCACATGTACAAAACATTGGATGGATGGATCCTGTTTATGACGGTGCTCTTGCAGGTACTACTGGACAATCTCTTAGATTAGAAGCATTAAAAATTCAACTTGTAAATGCTCCTGGTTATAGAATAAAATATCAAGTAGATGTGCAAGGAATAGGTTGGATGAATTGGGTTAGTGATGGCCAAACAGCAGGTACCATAGGTTTAGGTCTTAGGATACAAGGAATAAGAATAGTTGTATCCTACGATGACGGAGTACAAACTGTACCTTCCACTCAACCTTCATCTTCACTTTTAAATACAATAAACTTTAAAGGTGCTGAGTACTTAAGCTATGCTTCCAACATACAAAGTACGAACAAAACTGCTATACAATTACACGGTGGAATTAATGAGAATAACTGCGTATACTTCTCAAGTACAGCTCTTAGAGCAGTAGGTTTCAGCAGCATTCCTCTTTCAATGTGTAATACAGGACAATATACTAACTTCCTACTTGGAAAAGGATGGACAAAACAAACAAATAAAGATTTGTTGACACCTGGAAGTATATGCTTTACTGTTAATGATGGTTTAACTTATCCAACTCATACTTATATGTTCTTGGATTGGGTTAATCCAGACGATCATACTATGGCATATGTTGCTGATAATCAAGGAAGCGATGTTCATATAAGGAGTTTACTTGACGCTCCTGGTATAGATGCTTTTGCTTACTTCCTTCATCAGTAA
- a CDS encoding small, acid-soluble spore protein, alpha/beta type encodes MGKTPLKKVIKSKIKSHKELTELEKQREKLKYEIAEELGLKDKVDKYGWGYLTAEETGRIGGIMTRVKKNLKMPKNEEILKNSNNYN; translated from the coding sequence ATGGGGAAAACACCGCTTAAAAAGGTGATTAAGTCTAAAATAAAATCACATAAGGAGCTTACTGAACTAGAGAAGCAAAGAGAAAAATTAAAATATGAGATAGCTGAGGAATTAGGATTAAAGGACAAAGTCGATAAATATGGATGGGGATATTTAACTGCTGAAGAGACTGGAAGGATAGGTGGCATAATGACAAGAGTTAAAAAGAACTTAAAGATGCCTAAAAATGAGGAAATACTAAAAAACTCCAATAATTATAATTGA
- a CDS encoding ABC transporter substrate-binding protein, which translates to MQIKDSNTISFQLEKQNTSAIYSLARTLVLPKKYFGKYYKQGDVSSIEAAGDKPIGSGQYIFKGSKSCEEYDFEANPNYWRGKPKVKKVILKVTNQNNAMQMIKNGEIDLNEIKPNDENIEEIKSFQFADLVTFPANVYGYIGININRDMFKDKRVRQALTYGLDRESIVKNIFGNYGLICNEPQSIASWNYNNDVNKYKFNTSKANKLLDDAGWKIGNDGVREKDGKKFQIHYLASAENPVNDILVPIMKENYKKLGVEVLVDSMDFTSVNVKVQNNDFDMFFMAGSLSANPDQSVVFKTGGAQNFFGYSNKELDKEMCNSLKEQDFDSRKKDYQKVWKIINDDMPTIFMYQRNDMWAISSRVKGIDITPYKDFTASLWKAKLK; encoded by the coding sequence ATACAAATTAAAGATTCCAATACTATAAGTTTTCAACTTGAAAAGCAAAATACATCAGCTATATATTCTCTTGCAAGAACACTTGTTTTACCAAAAAAATATTTTGGTAAATATTACAAGCAAGGAGATGTATCGTCAATAGAGGCCGCAGGAGATAAGCCAATAGGCTCGGGACAATACATTTTTAAGGGAAGTAAATCTTGCGAGGAATATGATTTTGAGGCCAATCCTAACTATTGGCGTGGAAAACCAAAAGTGAAGAAAGTGATATTAAAAGTTACTAATCAAAATAATGCAATGCAGATGATTAAAAATGGTGAGATAGATTTAAATGAAATTAAGCCTAATGATGAAAATATAGAAGAAATCAAAAGTTTTCAATTCGCTGATTTAGTAACATTTCCTGCGAATGTGTATGGATATATTGGAATAAATATCAATAGAGATATGTTTAAGGATAAAAGAGTACGTCAAGCTTTAACTTATGGTTTAGATAGAGAAAGTATTGTAAAAAATATCTTTGGAAATTATGGATTAATATGCAATGAGCCTCAATCTATAGCCTCTTGGAATTATAATAACGATGTAAATAAGTACAAATTTAATACTAGTAAGGCTAATAAATTGCTTGACGATGCAGGATGGAAAATAGGAAATGATGGCGTTAGGGAGAAAGATGGAAAGAAATTTCAAATACATTATTTAGCTAGCGCTGAGAATCCAGTTAATGATATTCTTGTTCCAATAATGAAGGAAAATTATAAAAAGCTAGGTGTTGAAGTTTTAGTGGATTCAATGGATTTTACAAGTGTTAACGTTAAAGTTCAAAATAATGATTTCGATATGTTCTTTATGGCGGGAAGTCTTAGTGCAAATCCTGACCAATCTGTAGTGTTTAAGACAGGGGGAGCACAAAATTTCTTTGGATATTCTAATAAAGAGCTTGATAAGGAAATGTGTAATTCATTAAAAGAACAAGATTTTGATAGTAGAAAAAAAGATTATCAAAAAGTATGGAAGATAATAAATGATGATATGCCAACCATATTTATGTATCAAAGAAATGATATGTGGGCAATAAGTTCAAGAGTTAAAGGTATTGATATTACACCTTATAAGGATTTTACAGCATCCTTATGGAAGGCGAAACTTAAATAA
- the dapA gene encoding 4-hydroxy-tetrahydrodipicolinate synthase, with amino-acid sequence MSIFKGSAVALITPFTQDGVNFDELKKLLEWHIKNKTDAIVICGTTGEASTMSLNERKETIKYTVETVNKRIPVIAGTGSNNTKSSVEMSIWAEKIGVDGVLVITPYYNKTTQKGLIEHFKSINDNINIPIILYNVPGRTGLNILPETLYAMRDLKNICAIKEASGNISQIAKIKALCRDRFDIYSGNDDQIVPILSLGGSGVISVLANIIPQTVHDMCFSYFQGKTTDALNLQLDTLSLTNSLFIETNPIPIKTAMNLLNFNAGPLRLPLCSMDEKNLNTLKTDLKGYGLIK; translated from the coding sequence TTGAGTATTTTCAAAGGATCAGCTGTTGCACTTATTACACCTTTTACACAAGATGGAGTAAACTTCGATGAATTAAAAAAATTATTAGAATGGCATATAAAAAACAAAACAGATGCTATTGTTATATGCGGAACTACAGGTGAAGCTTCTACTATGTCCTTAAATGAAAGAAAAGAGACAATAAAATATACAGTAGAAACAGTAAATAAGAGAATACCTGTTATCGCTGGTACTGGAAGCAATAATACAAAATCTTCTGTAGAAATGAGTATATGGGCAGAAAAGATAGGCGTAGATGGTGTTTTAGTTATAACACCTTATTATAACAAAACTACTCAAAAAGGTCTTATTGAACACTTCAAATCTATAAATGATAATATAAATATTCCTATAATATTGTACAATGTACCAGGAAGAACAGGATTAAATATACTTCCTGAAACTTTGTATGCAATGAGAGACCTTAAGAATATATGCGCAATAAAAGAAGCAAGCGGAAATATAAGTCAAATAGCAAAAATCAAAGCTCTTTGTAGAGATCGGTTTGATATTTATTCTGGAAATGACGATCAAATAGTACCTATACTTTCTCTCGGAGGCTCCGGTGTTATATCAGTACTCGCTAATATAATTCCTCAAACTGTCCATGATATGTGTTTCTCTTATTTTCAAGGAAAAACCACTGATGCCTTAAATCTTCAGTTGGATACCCTTTCCCTTACAAATAGTTTATTTATAGAAACAAATCCTATACCAATAAAGACAGCTATGAACCTATTAAATTTTAATGCAGGTCCCCTTAGACTTCCTTTATGTAGTATGGATGAAAAGAACTTAAATACATTAAAAACAGATTTAAAAGGCTATGGTCTTATAAAATAA
- the hslO gene encoding Hsp33 family molecular chaperone HslO: MADKLVKATAKNGDVRIIAAITTDMVNEGVKTHKCAPTAAAALGRMLTAGVLMGAQLKAESDSITLKINGGGIAKSVTVTSYSDAHVKGYIANPNADLPVNSQGKLDVGGIIGKNGNLLVIRDMGLKEPYVGQVPIYTGEIGDDIAYYYVNSEQTPSAVGLGVLVDKDLSIKASGGFIIQMMPGADDLVADLITYRLQEIPSITDLIAKGMSVEDILEFIFEDMDLKILDEGIVPEYRCDCSRDRVEKALISIGMKDLKEIYDDGKQEEVVCNFCNKKYVFTNDEVGSLIKRLENNK; the protein is encoded by the coding sequence ATGGCAGATAAATTAGTTAAAGCAACTGCTAAAAATGGAGATGTTAGAATAATTGCAGCCATAACAACAGATATGGTTAATGAGGGGGTTAAAACTCATAAGTGCGCACCTACAGCAGCAGCGGCTCTTGGTAGAATGCTTACTGCAGGAGTTCTTATGGGAGCACAACTTAAAGCAGAATCTGACAGCATTACTCTTAAGATAAATGGTGGCGGAATAGCTAAAAGTGTAACAGTAACATCTTATAGCGATGCTCATGTAAAAGGATATATAGCAAATCCTAATGCAGATTTGCCTGTTAATAGTCAAGGAAAACTAGATGTTGGAGGAATTATAGGAAAGAATGGAAATTTGCTTGTAATTAGGGATATGGGGTTAAAGGAACCATATGTCGGTCAAGTACCTATATATACTGGTGAAATAGGTGATGATATTGCATATTACTATGTGAATTCGGAACAAACACCTTCAGCAGTTGGCCTTGGAGTGCTTGTAGATAAGGATTTATCAATAAAAGCTTCAGGTGGATTTATAATACAGATGATGCCAGGAGCAGACGACTTAGTAGCCGATCTTATAACCTATAGGCTTCAAGAAATACCTTCAATAACAGATCTTATAGCCAAAGGAATGTCCGTAGAGGATATACTAGAGTTTATTTTTGAAGATATGGATTTGAAAATATTAGATGAAGGTATAGTTCCTGAATACAGATGTGATTGTTCAAGAGATAGAGTTGAAAAGGCACTTATAAGTATTGGAATGAAGGATTTAAAAGAGATATATGATGATGGTAAACAGGAAGAAGTAGTATGTAACTTTTGCAACAAAAAATATGTATTTACCAATGATGAGGTAGGAAGTCTCATAAAAAGATTAGAAAATAATAAATAA
- a CDS encoding ABC transporter permease, whose amino-acid sequence MIRYIVKRLFFMIPIIIITSFIIYMIFTLAPGDIATSMNISPKEKAEMRHKYHLDEPKVIQYCKWLYGASHGDLGRSYKLNQPVKSVINKYIWNSFYLQFASFILAILIAIPIGAISAIRKHSIFDSGFTVFSLVGISMPTFFLGLILMKWFAADLNIFPVEGMTATGENFHGIKRLLDILYHMVLPCAVLTIVNAATLIRYVRASMLEVINKDYIITAKAKGLNEKVVIYKHALKNAMIPLVTIFGISIANLFTGAIVTEEIFGWPGIGKLSLDAVLQRDYPLLMGINMIVVILTFVGNLAADVLYAVIDPRIKYK is encoded by the coding sequence ATGATTCGATATATAGTAAAAAGACTGTTTTTCATGATACCGATAATAATTATAACTTCTTTTATAATATATATGATATTTACACTTGCACCTGGTGATATAGCTACGTCTATGAATATAAGTCCTAAAGAAAAAGCTGAAATGAGACATAAATACCATCTTGATGAGCCTAAGGTAATTCAATATTGTAAATGGCTTTATGGAGCGTCTCATGGTGATTTGGGTAGGTCGTATAAATTAAATCAGCCAGTGAAAAGTGTAATTAATAAGTATATATGGAACTCTTTTTATCTTCAATTTGCATCTTTTATACTAGCAATATTAATAGCAATACCAATTGGAGCAATATCTGCAATAAGAAAGCATTCGATTTTTGATTCTGGATTTACTGTATTTTCTTTAGTGGGAATTTCCATGCCAACCTTTTTCTTGGGACTTATATTAATGAAGTGGTTTGCTGCAGATTTGAATATATTTCCTGTTGAAGGAATGACAGCAACAGGGGAGAATTTCCATGGGATTAAAAGACTTTTAGATATACTATATCATATGGTGCTACCATGTGCAGTTTTAACTATTGTAAATGCTGCAACACTTATAAGGTATGTACGAGCTAGTATGCTAGAAGTTATAAATAAGGACTATATAATTACAGCAAAAGCAAAAGGTCTAAATGAAAAAGTAGTAATATACAAGCATGCTCTAAAAAATGCTATGATACCTTTGGTGACTATATTCGGTATATCTATTGCTAATTTGTTCACAGGAGCTATAGTTACTGAAGAAATATTTGGCTGGCCCGGTATTGGAAAGTTATCTTTAGATGCTGTTTTGCAAAGAGACTATCCTTTGCTTATGGGGATAAATATGATTGTTGTAATTTTAACATTTGTGGGTAATTTGGCTGCAGATGTATTGTATGCAGTCATTGATCCAAGGATAAAATATAAGTAG